The genomic segment GATCGCCACGGCAAGCCGTTCGAACTGAGCGTCGACGGCCTGCTCGCGACCTGCGTGCTGCACGAGATCGACCATCTCGACGGCAAGCTCTTCATCGATTACCTGTCGCCGCTCAAGCGCGACCGCGCGCTGAAGAAGCTCGAGAAGCTGCGCAAGGGCGAGCGCGACTGAATCGTCCACCGCGCGCGGCGCCGATGGATCCGACCCGCGCGCGCTGCCTCGTCGCGCGCCGTCGCCGCACCACGCGGCCCGCCCAGGCAGGACGCCTTCCAGGACACAACGCCCCATGAAAATCGTCTTCGCCGGCACTCCGGATTTCGCCGTGCCCTCGCTGCTCGCGGCCGATGCGCGCCACGAAGTGGTCGGCGTCTATACCCAGCCCGATCGTCCCGCCGGCCGCGGCCGCTCGCTGACCGCCTCGCCGGTCAAGCAGATGGCGCTTGAGCGCGGCCTGACCGTGCACCAGCCCGAGCGCCTGAAGGGCGTCGAGGTGCTCGACACGCTGCGCGCGCTCGAACCCGACCTGATGATCGTCGTCGCCTACGGCCTGCTGCTGCCGCAGGCGGTGCTCGACATTCCGACCCATGGCTGCTGGAACGTGCATGCCTCGCTGCTGCCGCGCTGGCGCGGTGCGGCGCCGATCCAGCGTGCCATCCAGGCCGGCGACGCCGAGACCGGCGTGTGCCTGATGCAGATGGAGAAGGGCCTCGATACCGGTCCGGTGCTGCTGCGCCAGACGACGTCGATCACGCCCGAAGACACCGGCGGCAGCCTGCACGACCGGCTGGCCACACTCGGCGCGCAGGTGCTCGCCGACGGCTTGGGTCTGTTGCGCGCGGGCATGAAGCTGGGTCCGGCGTTGCAGCCGGAGGTCGGCGTGACCTACGCGCACAAGCTCGACAAAGCCGAGGCGCGACTGGACTGGTCGCAGCCGGCGCGCGTGCTCGCCGACACCGTGCGCGCGTTCAATCCCTGGCCCGTGGCCGAGGCCGAAGTCGCCGGCGAGCGTCTGCGCATCCACGCCGCGACCGCGCTGCCGCTGGCGCACGGACGACCCCCGGGCACCGTGCTGTTCGCCGGCCGCAACGGCATCGACATCGCCTGCGGCGACGGCGCGCTGCGCCTGCAGCGCGTGCAGCGTGCCGGTGGCCGGGCGATCGACGTCGCCGATTTCCTCAACGCGCGCAGCGATCTGCGCGGCGCAGGCGCCTGACGTGGACAACGGTGCACAGGCCCGGCTCGCGGCGGCGCGCGTCATCGATGCGGTGCTGCATCACGGACGCTCGCTGAAGGCGGAACTGTCGACGGCGTTGGCCGGCATCGACGACGTGCGCGACCGCGCGCTGGTCGAAGCGATGGCGTTCGCCGCGATCCGCCATCAGGGCCGCTATGCCGCTGCGCTGTCGCGCTGGATGCCACGCCCGCCCGGCGCACGCGATGCGCCACTGCGCGCGCTGATCTATGCCGGCTTTGCCCAGCTCGACCCGATGGGTCTGCCGGCGCACGCCGCGCTCAACGCGACCGTCGATGCCGCGCGCCTGCTGGGCCGCGCCCATCAGGCCGGTCTCGTCAACGCGCTGCTGCGGCGCGCGCAGAAGGACGGCCTGCCGACCGCGGGTGCCGACGCCGCCTGGCCGGCGTGGCTGCTCGCGGAAGTGCGCGCCAACTGGCCGCAGGATGTCGAGGCGATCCTCACCGCCAGCGCCGCCGCGGCGCCGCAGTGGCTGCGCGTCAACACGCGCCGCGTCACGCGCGATGCCTACTACACGCGCCTGATCCAGGCGGGCCTGCAGGCCGACGTTCCCGACGACATGCCCGATGCGCTGCGCCTCGCGACGCCGGTGCCGGTCGACGCATTACCGGGCTTCGCCGATGGCGATGTGTCGATCCAGGACGGCGCCGCGCAGCGCGTAGCCGATGCGCTGATGCCGGCCGCCGGTGCACGTCTGCTCGACGCCTGCGCCGCACCCGGCGGCAAGAGTGCACACCTGCTCGAGCGCGATCCTGCGCTGCAGCTGCTGGCGATCGATATCGCCGCGCCGCGTGTCGCGCGGATCGATCAGACCTTCCGGCGGCTGGGCATCGGCGCGCAGGCACGCGTGCGCGCTGCCGATGCGCTCGATCCCGCGCGCTGGTGGGACGGCACACCGTTCGATGCGGTGCTGCTGGACGCGCCGTGTTCGGCGACCGGCATCGTGCGCCGCCAGCCCGACGTGCTGCTGCACCGACGCCCCGCCGATCTCGACGCGCTCGCTGCGCTGCAGGCGCAACTGCTCGACGCACTGGTCGCCGTCGTCGCGCCCGGCGGCACGCTGCTGTACGCGACGTGCTCGATCCTGCGGCGCGAGAACGCCACGCAGGTCGAGGGCTTCCTTGCGCGCCATCCGGACTTCGCACTCGAACCGCTCGATGCGCGTTTCGGTCGCGACACCGGTGCGGGCCATCAGCGCCTGCCCGGCGAATCGGGCATGGACGGCTTCTTCTACGCGCGCCTGAAGCGCCTGCGCTGAGCCCGGCTGCCCACGGGGCGCTCGCTTAGAATCACCGTCATGCAGACACCCGCCGCTAGCCTGATCATCAGCACCTACAACAACACCGACTGGCTGCAGCGGTGCCTGTGGGGCTATGCGCAGCAGGACCGGCAGGATTTCGAACTGATCGTCGCCGACGATGGTTCCGGTCCGGCGACGCGGGAAATGCTCGCGGCGATCACGCCGGACCTCCCGTATCCGCTGCGGCACGTCTGGCACGAGGACGCCGGCTTCCGGAAATGCACGATCCTCAATCGTGGCATCGAGGATGCGCGGTCCGATTACCTGGTCTTCTCCGACGGCGACTGCGTGCCGCGCGCGGACTTCGTCAGCCAGCATCTGCGCCTGCGCGAGCCGGGGCGCTATCTCGGCGGTGGCTACTGCAAGCTGCCGATGGACCTGAGCCTCAAGATCGACCGCGACGTCATCGCGCGCGGCCTGCATACCGATCTCGACTGGCTCAAGGCCAACGGCCTGCCGCGCAAGAAGCGTTCGCTGAAACTGTGGGCGCGCCCGGGCTGGCGCGAGCGCGTGCTCAATGCAACGACGCCGACGAAACCGCGATGGGCCGGCAACAATGCGTCGGGCTGGAAAGCGGACCTCGTGCGCGTCAACGGTTTCGACGAGCGCATGACCTACGGCGGCGAGGATCTCGAGCTCGGCGAGCGGCTGGCGAATGCTGGCGTGACCGGCAAGCAGATCCGCTTCTCCGCGGTGTGCATCCATCTCGATCACGCACGTGGCTACGTGAAGCCGGAAATGAAGGCGGCCAATCAGGCGATCCGCGATGCGGTCGCCGCCGGACGGCTGACGTGGACCGAATTCGGTCTGATGCACGGACCGAAGCGTCAGGCCGGTTCGGCGCGATAGCCGCGTACGACGCGCGATCCGTTCCGGAGAATCGTTGCGCCGCTCCCGTTGCGCCGCTCAGGACAACTCGCGCAACCGCCGGTACTTCTCCAGCACGTAATCGGCCTGCGCCTTGTGGAAGCGCCAGCCCGGCGCGCCGTCGAGGAACGCGCCGCGCAGCAGGTACTGCTTGAGCAGATAGGCGGCCGCATGCAGCGGGCCATCGAGCCCGTTGGCGCGCTTGCCCGCATCGCGACGCTGCTGCGCCCACAGCGCGGCGTACTTGGACAGCTTGGCGACGTGCTCGGCATGGCTGCGCGAGGTGTCGTGTTCGAAATCCGCATCGAGCTTCGCGACTGTCTTGCCTGCAAGATCCGGGCGTTCGTGCACCTGCGAGGGCAGGTAGCGCCAGCCCGCGCGGACCAGCCGCTCCATCGGCTCGCCGCCGCGTAGGCGTTGGCCGAGGAACCAGTTGCGGCGGGTCAGCAGCCAGGCGTCGGCGGTCTCGACACGCCCGTCCGCGAACAGCGCGCGGATCTCTGCATCAGTGCCCGGCGACAGCCATTCGTCGGCGTCGAGCAGCAGCAGCCAGTCGTGCACGGCCAGCGTGTTGGCGAAGGTCTTCTGCGCGGCGTAGCCCAGCCAGTCCTGCTGCACGACACGTGCGCCATGTGCGGTGGCGACCGCGACGGTGTCGTCGGTCGAACCGGAATCGACCACGATCAGCTCGGCGCACAGCGCGCGCATCGAATCGAGACAGCGGCCGATGCGGTCGCCCTCGTTCTTCGTGATGACGACGCCGGATATTGGAAGCGCTTGGGACATGGGCGCGATGATATCGGAGGCGCAGGGGCGTCGCTGATCGCCATGACGTAACGCATCGTGCATCCTGCGCGGCACGAACTTCCTGCACGACGATCGGCCAATGGCACACATCCGCATCATTTCCCGAGACAACGGCGTCGGGCTGACCCGCGACATGGCGCTGGTCGCCGGGTTGTTCACTGACGCCGGACACGATGTGGACGTCATCGCCTACGGCGGCAACCGGATGCTCGACCGGTGCATGGAGCTCGGGCAGCGGCTGCGGCATGCAACGGGCAAACGGGTGGACGTGCAGATCTTCCTCGAGCGCGTATACCCCCGGCTTCTGCCACTCGCCCGCTGCAATCTGCTGATACCGAACCCGGAGTGGTTCCAGGACGGGTGGCACCGGTTCCTGCCCCGCTTCGACGCGGTGCTCTGCAAGACCCGGCATGGCGCGGGCATCTTCTCGTCGCTGGGCTGCGACGTGCGTGAGATCGGGTTCACCAGCGACGACATCTACGACCCGACGGTCGAGCGGGCGCCCGAGTTCTTCCATCTCGCCGGGCGCAGCAGCGCAAAAGGCACCGAGGCGGTACTCGACGCGTGGGCCAAGCATCCCGAATGGCCGCAGCTCACGGTCGTCCAGAACCCGAAGACGGCGACCCGCCGGGTCGAGCGCCCCAATGTCGCGCACCGGCTGGAGTACATCGATGCCGGGACGCTGCGTCGACTGCAGAACCGCAGCCTCTTCCATCTGTGCCCATCGGAGATGGAAGGATTCGGCCACTACCTCAACGAAGCACTGTCAGCTGGTGCCATCGTGCTGGCGACGGACGGCGCACCGATGCACGAACTGGTGACGCCGGAGTGCGGCGTGCTGCTGGCGCCTGCCGCCCGTCGCAGTGAAGGGCTGGTGGAGCGCTTCATCGTCGACGTCGCCGGTATCGAGGCGGGCGTGGAACAGGCGCTCGCACTCGACGCGGCGGCGGTCGCACGCATGTCCGATGCCGCGCGGGCGCGTTTCGTCGATGGCGACAGGCGTTTCCGGAGCAGACTGGTGCCCGAGTGCCTGGCGATCGCAGCTGCCTGAGGGCCGTGGGGACCGGCCCTCGGACGACCACGGACATCAGCGACCGCGGCGACGCCCTTCGACCGGGCGCAGAGAGGAAATGCGGTCGTTCAAGCCGCCGCGCTCGAAGTTGCGGACGTCGCGCGACAGGGTTTCGCAGCGGCCGTTGTAATCCTCGTGCTCGCAGACCTCCCAGGTGCCCCGCAACTGGACGGAGCTGATCATGTCGTTCATGCCCACGCTCTTGAGGTTGCGGATCCCGCGATCGAACGACTGCGAGCGGCCGCGGAAGTCCGCATGTTCGTAGACCGTGATCGAACCGCTGTTGCGGTCCCCGCGGCCCCCGCGATCCCGTTCGCGGTCGTAGCGGCCATCACGGTCATATCGACCGTCGCGGTCGTGACTGGAATTCCGGCGGTCGTGGTCCTGGGGCGCGGCGTGCACGACGCCTCCCATCGACAGCGCGAATGCGGCAAGGGTCAATGCAGGCAGCAGGCGGATGGGCATGCGGATTCCAGTGGTGGGACGGACAGGCCTCACGTTATCCAGCGCCAGCTGAAGAGTGGCTGGCCGGATTCCGGGTCCGGATCACCAGCGCAGCGGTCGCCTCGCGATCGCATGCGCGAGCGTCGCATGGATGCGCTCGGCATCGTCCAGCGACAGGAAGCGCAGCCGCAGCGGTGTGGTCAGCGGATTGGCGCCTGCGGTGTCGAGCCACACCGAGGCCATGCCGAAGCGGCGGTCCAGCGGCGACTGGCGCAGTTCGACGGCCTGCAGCTTGCCCAGCTCGGCGAAGCGCCAGGTGCGCGACCACCAGCCTTCGCGCACCGCGACGAGGGCATCGTCGACCGCGTAGCCGGCGCGCGCGGCGTGGCGGCGGGCGACGAACATCGACCACGGCAGCCACAGCAGGCCCAGCGCGCCCCACCAGTGGAAGAACCACGCCAGTGCGGCGCACAGGCCGACGGTCACGAACAGATCGCCGAGCATCAACCGCTGCCAGGCGCGCGGATGCAGCGGCTGCCAGTGCTGCGGCGGCCATGACGGCAGCAGGGCGATGTCGCGCACGATCGCATCGCAGGTGTCGGGCGGGGCGATCGGCGCGAGGGCATCGAGCCCGTGCTGCGCGTTCGCATTGCCCTGGCCGTCGCTGGTGCGCGCGCTGGCGGTGTCGATCTCCAGCGTGCGCCGCGCGAACAGGCGGTGCAGCACGCCTTCCTGTTGCGTCCAGGCCTGGATGCGTCGACGCGGCACGCTGCTCCGCGACCGGCCCAGCAGGCCGCGCTCGACGGTCAGGCGTCGGCCCTGCCGTTGCAGCCGGAAGCCGTGATAGCGCAGCAGCGACAGCAGCACCGAGAACGCGCGGATCAGCACCAGCGCCGTTGCGAGCACGCCCATCAGCACCACGCCCTTGGCCATCCACGTCGTCGCGAAACCGCTGGCGTAGCCGAAGGCCTCTCGACCGTACTCGACCAGCAACCGGCCCATCGCGCGCTCGGGCATGACCTGGAACGACAGCGCGACCGCACCGGCGACGACGATCAGGCCGCGGTTCGAGATCAGGCCGAGCTTGACCACTTCCCAGGTCGACAGCGCCAACAACGTGGTTCCTTCGGGCGCGGCGACCGGTGTGCCGTCAGGCGCGGCAACCGCTGCATCGGCGCGGCCGCGATCGCGGATCAGCTGTTCGAGCGCCAGTGCCTCCGGCATACGCAGTACGCGCATCTGTGCCTCGGGTTTCGTGCCGCCAGCCGATTCCAGCCGGACTTCAGCCACGCCCATCAGGCGATGCAGCAGGGTCTGGTGGATGGCGACGTTGTGGATGCGCGAGTACGGAATCTGCCGCACGCTGCGCTCGAGCAGGCCGCTGCGTACGATCAGACGATCGTCGTCGATGCGGTAGCGGAAGGTCAGGTACTGCCACACCGACACGACGACCAGCGCGCCGACGCCGATCATCGGCAGCCACCACGGATAGCCGTCGTCGCGGCGACCGCCGGCGAACAGCAGCACGGCCAGCGGCACGATGAACTGCCGCAGGTTCTGCAGCAGCACGAACAGCCACGAGCCCGGGTGCAGCCGGCGCTCGTGGTTCTCGGGCAGCAGCGCCTCGGGCGCAGCCGGCTCAGGCGTCGTCATGGTCATCGTCGCGGGCGGCGCGCGCGGCCAGCGTGTCGCGCAGACGTTCGGCCTCTTCGAAGTCCAGACCCGACAGCGACAGCGCGCTGTTGCGGGTGCCTGCGGTGTGCACGATCAGCGTCGCCAGTCCGAACGCGCGTTCCAGCGGCCCGCGGCGCACGTCGAGATGCTGCACGCGATTGCCGGGCACGCGCGTGTCACTGCGCCACATGTGCCCGCGGCGCACGCCGAAACCATCGTCGTCGAGCCGCCAGCGCGTGCGCAGCCAGCGCCGGCGCGCGATCCACACCGTCCACGCCGGAATCACCAGCAGCAGCGCGCCTGCAATCGCGAACGACAGCGGCTGGCGATCGGCGGCGATCAGGCCGACGCCCAGCGCGATCGCCAGCGGAATCAGGGTGCCGATCAAGGTCGCGATCGTCGCCAGCGTGCGCGCCCGCAGCGGCAACGGCTGCCAGACGTCGGTTTCGACCTGTGGGGCAGGCACCGCCGGTTCGACGGGCAATGGCGGCGGTGTGGACACGTGGTCTTCGCTGGCGGTCATCGGCGCGTGCTCATCGTCGACGTTCGAGGTCGAGATAGGGATTGTCGTCACCCGAGCCGGATGGTCGGGCCTTGTAGCGTTTGTAGGTCCACTGGTACTGCGCCGGATCGCGCCGCGCGATGTGTTCGACGCCGGCGTTGAGCGCGGTGGTCGCGCGCACCAGATCGGCATCGGCGATCGCGGGATGCGCGGGTTCGATGCGCAACGCGAAATCCGGACCGTCGCCGATGCGCTCGCAATACGCGAACAGCAGGGTCGCGCCGGTGCGCTCGGCGAGGCGCGAGGCCAGCGTCATCGTCAATGCGGGCATCCCGAAGAACGGCGCGAACTCGCCGTCGCCGGCCTTGGGCTGCTGGTCGGGCAGGATGCCGACCACGCCGCCATCCTTGAGCGTCTTCCACAACTGGCGCACGGCCGGGCCTTCGGCGCGCACCTGGCGCACCCGGTCCGGCACGCCGGCGCGCACGCGGCGCAGGAAGGCTTCGCCGACGGCCGAGTCCGGTGCGCGATAGAGGATCGAGATCGGCGTGCGCGCGGCCAGCCACTGGTTGAGCAGTTCCCAGTTGCCGTAGTGCGGCGCGCAAACGATCAGGCCGCGGCCATCGGCCAGTGCCGCGTCGAACAGGCCGACGCCGTGCTGCTCACGCAGCATCCGCAGATTGCGCGCATGTGGCCGCGTCCAAAGGCGCAGCGTTTCCAGCGTCTGCAGCGCGGTCGTGCGCAGGATCGCCTTCTGCAGCGCCGCGCGTTCGTCGTCGGTCAGTTCGGGATAGGCGAGTTCGAGATTGCGCAGCGCAACCCGGCTCTCACGGCTGCCCGTCAGTCGCCCGAGCGCAGCGGCCGCGCCGGCGATGCCGCGCAGCACCGGCGCTGGCAGTGCGCCGACGAGGGTGGCGAGCAAATAAAGAGTGCGTGCGATCAGATCCGGCATGCCCGAAGTCTAGGCGGTGTCGCGCGGGTGGGGATAGGTGCCGAAAGTCGGCTTTGCTTCAACGTTCTCTTCGCAGGTACATCGCTGGGCGGACGCCGTTGCGTCGCATGGGCGTTCTGCGGTGTCTTTGATTCGGCTTTGGCTTTGGCTTTGGTTGTGGCTTGCGCCTTGGCTTGGCTTTCGCGCTTGCTCCTGCTTCGGCTTTTCGCTTTGCTCTTGGCTCTGATCTCAATCGAGCCGTAAAGCGAGCCGAGCATCGCAGGGCGACGGGGTCGAAGAGCAGCCCATGTCTGAGCGCAGCGAGTTTGGGCTGCGTGCCCCGTCGTCCGAGAAGCGCAGGGGACCGCCGCGGCTGTATCGCGGCGGATCGCGTCCGGCGAAGACGGTTTTTGCTTACTTTTGCCAAGACAAAAGTAAGCCGCGCGACAGCGCGGAAGCCCTGTACTTGATCTTCGCTCCTGCGGTTGATTCTCTGCTTGGAACGTCGAGGTCGCAGAGCGACAAGCGGAGATGCGCAAGCAAGTGCACGGCTTTCGCCCGCTGCGCGCGCGAGTCCCTTTTGGATGGACCCAAAAGGAACCAAAAGGTCCCTTCGCCGGACGCGATCCGACGCGATGAAGCCGCGCCGGTGCCCTCCGCTCCTCGCCTGACGCGGCACGCAGCCCAAACTCGCTGCGCTTAGACATGGGCTGCTCTACGGCCACGCCAGGCTCCGGTGCTCGGCTCGCTCTACGGCTCGATTTCAGATCAAAAGCTGGAAGCCAAAGCCAAAGCCAAAGCCAAAGCCAAAGCCAAAGCCAAAGCCAAAACTAAAGCCGAAGACCTGCAGACAGCACAACGCAAAACGCCGCCCGAAGGCGGCGTTTTTATCCAACAACCAGCGACCTCAGTCGCGGTCGTTGTCGATCGCGGTGCGCTCGGTGGCGAACGGGTTGAGGCGGCGGATCTTCCACGGCTCGTTCGGCCAGTTGCCGGTCAGCGACGGGTGATCGGGCTCGTTCTGCTCGAGCACGCGACGGGCGTCGGCGGCGAGGGTGTCGTTGCCGAGGTTGGCGTAGCTCGCTGCCAGGAGCGCGACCGCGTCGTTCTGGTACTCGCTCTGCGGGTAGGTTTCGAGCAGGTAGGTCGCGCGCTGCGCGGCGGCCACGTAGGCCTCGCGGCGCAGGTAGTACAGGCCGGTCTCGATCTCGTGGCGGGCGAAGGTGTTGCGCAGCGTGGCCATGCGGTTGCGCGCGTCGGCGGCGTAGCGGCTGTTCGGGTAACGGTCGGTCACGGTGTTGAAGTCCGCGTACGCCTGGTTGGGCGAGGCGAGATCGCGACGGCTGCTGTCCAGGCTCCACACGCGCTGCAGGAACACCGTGTCGCGGTTGGAGTTCACCAGGCCGCGCAGGTAGTACATGTAGGGGATGTTGCGGTGCGTGGGATAGGTGCGGATGAAGCGGTCGATGCCCGAGATCGCTTCCTCGTTGTTGCCCATCTTGTAGTTGGCGTACGCGGTCTCGACCAGCGCCTGCTCGGTGTAGGGGCCGTACGGGTACTGCGCGACGAGGCGGCGGAACGACGTGGCGCCGTTGCTCCAGTTGCCTTTGCGCATCGAGTCGTGGCCCTTCTGGTAGAGCTCGGCGACGGGCACGCCCTCGTTCTCGTCGTCCTTGGTGTTGCGGGAGCAGCCCGCGGCGACCATGACGACCAGCAACAGGAGCATCGAAGTGCGGGCCAGGGCGCGGATCGGCGAGGCGAGGCGTGGGGTCATGGGGGCAATTGGGCGTATGGGCACGAACCGCGGATAATAACAGTCCGGGTGGATCGCCCGGCTTTCCCCGCCTGAACCCGAGCCGTCCCGATGCAGCAAGACCCCAGCGACCACCCCGACCACCGCACCGCCACGGTGCCGGATGCCGCGGCAGGGCGCCGTTTCGACGCCGTGCTCGCCGAACTCTTCCCCCAGTTCTCCCGCTCCAAGCTGACCACCTGGATCAAGTCCGGCGAGGTGCTGCTGAACGGTGAAGTGCCGCGCCCGCGCGACGCGGTGGTGGGCGGGGAGACCGTCAGCCTGAACGTCGTGCTCGAGACCCAGACCACGGCCGAGCCGCAGGACATCCCGCTGTCGGTGCTGTTCGAAGACGATCAGGTGATCGTGGTCGACAAGCCGGCCGGACTGGTCGTCCACCCGGGCGCCGGCAACTACGACGGCACCCTGGTCAATGCGCTGCTGTTCCGCGACGCCTCGCTGGCGACGCTGCCGCGCGCGGGCATCGTGCACCGGCTCGACAAGGACACCTCGGGCGTCATGGTGGTCGCGCGCACGCTCGAAGCGCACAACGCGCTGGTCGAGCAGCTGTCGGCGCGCGACGTGCATCGCCAGTATCTGGCCGTCGTGGTCGGCGCGCTGGTGTCGGGCGGCACCGCCGATGCGCCGATCGACCGCCACCCGCGCGACCGCCTGCGCATGGGCGTGCGCGAGGACGGCCGCGAAGCCGTCACCCACTACCGCCTGCGCGAGCGCTTCCGCGCGCACACGGCGCTCGAATGCCGGCTCGAAACCGGCCGCACGCACCAGATCCGCGTGCACATGGCGCATCTGCGGCATTCGATCCTCGGCGACCCGCTCTACGGCGGTTCGCTGAAGCTGCCCAAGGGCGCGTCGGACGAGATGATCGCGACGCTGCGCGGTTTCCGCCGCCAGGCGCTGCACGCCGAGACGCTGGAGTTCAAGCATCCGGTCACCGGCGAGGCCGTGCGCTGCAGCGCGCCGCTGCCCGAGGACATGCAGGTGCTGCTGAAAGTGCTGCGTGCGGATGCGATCCAGCACGCGGAGATGGGCCGCCGGTGAGTGCGCTGCTGCACGCCGACTGGCCCGCGCCGCACGGCGTGCGCGCGCTGACGACGCTGCGCCATGGCGCCGGGGTGTCGCAGGCGCCGTTCGACAGTTTCAATCTCGGCAACCACCGCAGCGCTGCCGGTGACGCGCCCGATGCGGTCGCACGTAATCGCGACGTGCTGGTAGACATCGCCGGCCTGCCGTCGCCGCCGCACTGGCTGCAGCAGGTGCACGGCGTCGAGGTCGCGCGCTTCGTCGCGCCGGCAGGCGCTGCGCAGCAGGCGCTGGTCGAGGCCGATGCATCGGTCACATCGGAACCGGGCGTGGTGCTCGCGATCCTGACCGCGGATTGCCTGCCGGTGGTGTTCGCCGCCGATGACGGCAGCGAAATCGGCGCCGCGCATGCGGGCTGGCGTGGACTCGCAGCGGGCGTGCTCGAAGCGACGGTCGCGGCGATGCGGACCTCGCCGTCGCAGCTGCGGGTGTGGCTCGGCCCGGCCGCGGGACCCGCGTCCTACGAGATCGGTGCGGAGGTGCGCGATGCGTTCGTCGCGGGTGATCCGGGCGCGGAGGCTGCGTTCGTGGCGACGCGTGACGGTCACTGGCGCGTCGATCTGTACGCGCTGGCGCGGCGGCGTCTGGAAGCGGTGGGCATCCGCGGCGATGCGATCCATGGTGGCGACCGGGACACGATCGCCGAATCCGAAGCATTCTTTTCGCATCGTCGGGATGCGCGCACGGGGCGGATCGCGACGCTGGTGTGGATGGCCTGAGGACAGCGTCGCGCCGTGGAGCGTCCCCGCGCAACATCGCAACGCGTGCCTTCAAGCCGTCGTTCCGGCGAAAGCCGGAACCCAGCGTTTTTCGCAGTTCCTTCAGGGCACAAGTCACTGGATTCCGGCTTTCGCCGGAATGACGGAGCCGTGATCCCTGGCAATCCGTGACGCCTTCGCGCAGCCGAGGGACTGTCGTCAGGCACGGAATGTCTTTGGATCGCGCTCGATCAGAACGCGTACCGCACCCGCGTGTAGTAGTACGCGCCGCTGCTGCCGATGCCCGACAGCACGTCGTAGGGCAGATTGCCGAAGTAGAAGATGTCTTCGTTCGACAGGTCGGCGTATTCATCGGTCAGGTTCTGGCCGCCGATGGCGAGCGTCCACCTGTCACCGAGGCGCACTTCGGCCTCCGCGTCGAGCTGCCA from the Luteimonas fraxinea genome contains:
- the rsmB gene encoding 16S rRNA (cytosine(967)-C(5))-methyltransferase RsmB, whose amino-acid sequence is MDNGAQARLAAARVIDAVLHHGRSLKAELSTALAGIDDVRDRALVEAMAFAAIRHQGRYAAALSRWMPRPPGARDAPLRALIYAGFAQLDPMGLPAHAALNATVDAARLLGRAHQAGLVNALLRRAQKDGLPTAGADAAWPAWLLAEVRANWPQDVEAILTASAAAAPQWLRVNTRRVTRDAYYTRLIQAGLQADVPDDMPDALRLATPVPVDALPGFADGDVSIQDGAAQRVADALMPAAGARLLDACAAPGGKSAHLLERDPALQLLAIDIAAPRVARIDQTFRRLGIGAQARVRAADALDPARWWDGTPFDAVLLDAPCSATGIVRRQPDVLLHRRPADLDALAALQAQLLDALVAVVAPGGTLLYATCSILRRENATQVEGFLARHPDFALEPLDARFGRDTGAGHQRLPGESGMDGFFYARLKRLR
- a CDS encoding glycosyltransferase family 2 protein, which encodes MSQALPISGVVITKNEGDRIGRCLDSMRALCAELIVVDSGSTDDTVAVATAHGARVVQQDWLGYAAQKTFANTLAVHDWLLLLDADEWLSPGTDAEIRALFADGRVETADAWLLTRRNWFLGQRLRGGEPMERLVRAGWRYLPSQVHERPDLAGKTVAKLDADFEHDTSRSHAEHVAKLSKYAALWAQQRRDAGKRANGLDGPLHAAAYLLKQYLLRGAFLDGAPGWRFHKAQADYVLEKYRRLRELS
- a CDS encoding PH domain-containing protein → MTTIPISTSNVDDEHAPMTASEDHVSTPPPLPVEPAVPAPQVETDVWQPLPLRARTLATIATLIGTLIPLAIALGVGLIAADRQPLSFAIAGALLLVIPAWTVWIARRRWLRTRWRLDDDGFGVRRGHMWRSDTRVPGNRVQHLDVRRGPLERAFGLATLIVHTAGTRNSALSLSGLDFEEAERLRDTLAARAARDDDHDDA
- the fmt gene encoding methionyl-tRNA formyltransferase, producing the protein MKIVFAGTPDFAVPSLLAADARHEVVGVYTQPDRPAGRGRSLTASPVKQMALERGLTVHQPERLKGVEVLDTLRALEPDLMIVVAYGLLLPQAVLDIPTHGCWNVHASLLPRWRGAAPIQRAIQAGDAETGVCLMQMEKGLDTGPVLLRQTTSITPEDTGGSLHDRLATLGAQVLADGLGLLRAGMKLGPALQPEVGVTYAHKLDKAEARLDWSQPARVLADTVRAFNPWPVAEAEVAGERLRIHAATALPLAHGRPPGTVLFAGRNGIDIACGDGALRLQRVQRAGGRAIDVADFLNARSDLRGAGA
- a CDS encoding beta/gamma crystallin-related protein is translated as MPIRLLPALTLAAFALSMGGVVHAAPQDHDRRNSSHDRDGRYDRDGRYDRERDRGGRGDRNSGSITVYEHADFRGRSQSFDRGIRNLKSVGMNDMISSVQLRGTWEVCEHEDYNGRCETLSRDVRNFERGGLNDRISSLRPVEGRRRGR
- a CDS encoding glycosyltransferase family 2 protein encodes the protein MQTPAASLIISTYNNTDWLQRCLWGYAQQDRQDFELIVADDGSGPATREMLAAITPDLPYPLRHVWHEDAGFRKCTILNRGIEDARSDYLVFSDGDCVPRADFVSQHLRLREPGRYLGGGYCKLPMDLSLKIDRDVIARGLHTDLDWLKANGLPRKKRSLKLWARPGWRERVLNATTPTKPRWAGNNASGWKADLVRVNGFDERMTYGGEDLELGERLANAGVTGKQIRFSAVCIHLDHARGYVKPEMKAANQAIRDAVAAGRLTWTEFGLMHGPKRQAGSAR
- a CDS encoding glycosyltransferase, yielding MAHIRIISRDNGVGLTRDMALVAGLFTDAGHDVDVIAYGGNRMLDRCMELGQRLRHATGKRVDVQIFLERVYPRLLPLARCNLLIPNPEWFQDGWHRFLPRFDAVLCKTRHGAGIFSSLGCDVREIGFTSDDIYDPTVERAPEFFHLAGRSSAKGTEAVLDAWAKHPEWPQLTVVQNPKTATRRVERPNVAHRLEYIDAGTLRRLQNRSLFHLCPSEMEGFGHYLNEALSAGAIVLATDGAPMHELVTPECGVLLAPAARRSEGLVERFIVDVAGIEAGVEQALALDAAAVARMSDAARARFVDGDRRFRSRLVPECLAIAAA
- a CDS encoding PH domain-containing protein, which codes for MTMTTPEPAAPEALLPENHERRLHPGSWLFVLLQNLRQFIVPLAVLLFAGGRRDDGYPWWLPMIGVGALVVVSVWQYLTFRYRIDDDRLIVRSGLLERSVRQIPYSRIHNVAIHQTLLHRLMGVAEVRLESAGGTKPEAQMRVLRMPEALALEQLIRDRGRADAAVAAPDGTPVAAPEGTTLLALSTWEVVKLGLISNRGLIVVAGAVALSFQVMPERAMGRLLVEYGREAFGYASGFATTWMAKGVVLMGVLATALVLIRAFSVLLSLLRYHGFRLQRQGRRLTVERGLLGRSRSSVPRRRIQAWTQQEGVLHRLFARRTLEIDTASARTSDGQGNANAQHGLDALAPIAPPDTCDAIVRDIALLPSWPPQHWQPLHPRAWQRLMLGDLFVTVGLCAALAWFFHWWGALGLLWLPWSMFVARRHAARAGYAVDDALVAVREGWWSRTWRFAELGKLQAVELRQSPLDRRFGMASVWLDTAGANPLTTPLRLRFLSLDDAERIHATLAHAIARRPLRW